The nucleotide sequence CAGAATAAGACTTAGCTGTACCCGAATTTTTATTTTCAGTAGGACAAAACTTtagaatgaaatatatttttcaaaaaattaaatagttcaattttatttttttgagtgTAAAATTGTTGGGCTTTCTTTTTTCGAGACTTTACAATTTGACTTAGGTAATTGTCCAGAAAACCAGGAATATGGGAAAGTCTTACTTGGGTAGTGCTCCCAATTTGCATAATAATGTATGAAAAAATAAATGTTTTCTAATCGAAAACGATTCACTTGGTAgatcgattatatgaataaaaaatcaaaatgaatCGATTCACTCAACCAATCTTTGAATAACCCATATGGATCAGTCGAATTAAataaatcatttttttaaatatagcTAATATTACTTAACTAATCTTAACTTAAATatgttttattatttgatttatatggtATTCCTCTGAACTCATATATTTCTTAGGTAATCTTAACTTAAATCTTTTGTGTCGACTTTGAATTGGATTGagattataaagaaaaaaaaaaaagacaattatcatttgatCACTTTTCTCTTTCTGTCATCCTCTCTTCGTCTTGTCCCCTCTCCCCTTCACTTtctttgtcttctctttttctcctCACCTTCCGACCATCTCTctgtatatataattttattgtttGTCATTTTTTGGTTGTATATATTACTGATTGACAATGAGATATATTGTTTGAAAATGCTAGCTAACATAGTTATTAAAAGTTTTATCAAATTATTGTAAAGTCTCGGAGATCAAATTTCACCTTTGACATTTTGTTCttagaaaaagaattttttttatgtcCTTTATTGTTGTACTTCATTTTATTAATATAAGTTTCATTTAATTTTCATTATAATTGTATCTTCCATTCATATCAGTGGTTCAAAACATTAAATTGcataattataaatttgatttgaatattaatgaaaataaatcttttttttcatatttagttACTATAGAATAATGACAAATATTTTATGAGCAATGTATTTTGATGACTAAAAGATATCTATTTTAATTTATAAGGATATACAGTCAGTTAATTGTCATAAGACATATAAtcattttgtgatgttcaagggaAAGCTATTGTGGGTGGTTAGAGATTATCGCCCTATATAATATCCTATGAAATATTATGCACCTTTTAAGATCAGGTACAAAAGTTCATCTTCAGGCAGGGAAAAGGAGACGAATCTTTTTTTTTACTACTCGCATCCACACCTATACACCTCAGGTTACTAATTTGGGCGTTGGAGGGATCGGGTCGGGAAACCTCTCCTAACCTTATTCTTAGTGCAGGTGGCACCTCGGGAGCTTAATGTTTCTACCTTGGAAGGATCTCGGACAACCTTGCGTATACAGGTCTAGACCACATCGGATTGACCAAGATGTCAACAAaaaattttcttaatatttttggTATTAAAAGGAGGGTCTGATGTCATAGGAGCGTCTGCACATTAACCCTTTAAATGAATGTTCGAGCGAGAAGACTTTGCCCTAACCCATAACACTTTTCACTCAAGGGCGATAGCAACTACCCTTTTCGTGTATGGATGCATCTACCTCGATGCAAATGTCAATGAGGTACTGGCGTCTATTCAATGACTCGGGCTTTTCACCCCTCGGGCGTTACCCTAAGCCACCTTTTCATCCCCACCGATGCATTCTTGAACCTCACACAATAAGTGCAGAAGTTAACGGGTACGATACAAGTCGTTGCTCTACTTTTGTCCCAATTAACATAATAGTCAATACCACTAGTTTAGCCACAATTACTAGCTCAACCACCACCGGCTTCGATTGTAACACCCCTAATTAGTCTCACATTAGAAGTGGGTAAagactaagattggcttataagggtctgatgagtgtattacgatAATTCTAACTTAAGCATTTTAGTCAGTAGCTTGGACCAAACAAAATTATTAACTAATTAGCCCATCAAACTCAGGTTATGATATTTGGTATTATAGTTTGTATATCTAgtatacaataaaaacatatcaataCTACCTTCTTTTCTTTGCCTTTTTCCtttatattgcttactgatttggcTACTCACTCCACCTCACACTTTCTCTaagttcaaatatattttcaatataattttatcgaaataatttttctaaatactCGATATTTTTTTGtaagtactaattcatcccccctcttaatatcgatttcggtcctaacagttggtattagagctaaggtttttctcgtttggtttaacacccaagataaaTAGCTTTTACATGCAATTAAgatggtctttctatcactcgtcctcctatgttcaatgtgaCAGACTATACGTATTGgaaaactaaaataaaaattttcttgctttctatggattttgatttatggaatgttgttgaaagtaatttttaaaagtcttccaaactaatgaacaaatggaatgatttggagaagaagactttctctttgaatgctaaagcgatgaatgcttaGTTTTGCACTcttaataaaaatgaatttaatcgggtttctatatgctaaactgcacatgagatttaGCACTCATTCGAAGttacacacaaaggcacaagtagggttaaagagttaaaattaatcttttagttcatagttatgagttgtttcgtatgaaaccaagcgagactattggagacatatacacccgttttacatatGTTATCAATtgtctaaaagcacttagtaaaagtttttctaattttgaacttgttaataaaatactaagatccttcCTAAAAGTTTGGATTAtaaaataatggcaatacaagaagtaaAAAACTTGAATAATTTTatgctcgaagaacttattgggtttttgataacctataaaatgatatgtattgcacatgagaacaaccttctaaagaataggaaggacttgacacttagaactaaagaagatcacttgggagaaaacttaagtgacgaggatgataatgatgacttgacacttcaagaaagtttaaaaaattcttaaaaatgaataaaacaaaataagacactcagaacaaaagtgaactaaaaaaagatcaaataatttgctatgaatgcaagaagccagagcacttaaaaaataaatatccccaagtgaaaaagaagctaccaaagaaaaagaaagtgctcAAAGCTAGTTGGGACGacttaagtgcatccgaagacgaggagcctaccaacaaagaagaagttatAAATTACGCATTAATGACATTTtacaatgaggtatgtaactcaaacaaatcttctttatcttatgatgaattattcaatacctttaatgatttatttgatgattttaaattagttagtaaaaaatataaattattaaaaatgagcATGttgctcttgttagtgaatttgataaattaaaaaatgagtatgatgaTAATATGTTagctccttgcactaagtgtgaagatatagattcacttaagaaagaatattttactacaagaaatattaaaaattttaaaataggtaataaatctctaaacatgatccttgttaataaagatcatgttcatagaaaggaaaaaattggctttgtgagtaacattcaacaaaaaccaactatctttgttaaaggATCTACATTATATGTCTCACCTagagataaatatattttttatggaaAGTATGGATATTATGCCTATTGAtgttcttttaaaaaatatagttcacacaaattagtttgggttactTAAGGAACCTTAAATAACTCAACGTTAATAATTAAAATAGGTAGATCTAttaatgagggacccaaagttaaatggatacataaaagaaaatcccctttcttatagatatgtttacaatcaaaagctagaaGTAAAAGATGATACCTTAATAGTAgatactcaaggcacatgactagagatccaacacacttctctaagctcactaaccaAGATAAAGGATAtaacaccttcggagataacaacaaaggaaaaattattgacaaaagaaccataggtaacaagtcaAGCTTCTTGATTGAAGATACTTTATTAatagatagtttaaaacataatctactaagcattaatcaattatgtgataaaggatatatcatcaaatttgaatctaatacttatacaattgaaataccatacaaaaatagatctatgattgctttaaaaataataatatatatattattaatattgatgaatttttgtgatgaaacgtgTTTTTCAGCTTTAAAcgataatgcttggctttggcataggagattaagtcatgctagcatgaaactaatctctcaaattttaactCGAGTACTTGTAATAGGAATGCAtaacatcaagtttgtcaaagacaaagtttgcGATGTATgctaactaggaaaataaataaatagtttcaaatcaaagaatcaaataagcacatctaaatcactacaattgatccatatggatttatttggaccaattgatacaacaagactaagaggtagtaaatacgctttTGTAATAGTTGATGATTATGATAGATATAATTTGACATACTTCTtggtacacaaaagtgattgctttaaatgttttttaaaattttataaacttgttcaaaataaaaagggttttatgatttcgtttattcgtagtgatcacggtggtgagatttaaaaccgtgattttcaaaaattttatgaGTCAAATGGGTAGaacaataatttctctactccaagaaatctacaacaaaataaaatagttgagagaaaaaataagaacttacaagagatgacaagaactatgttacacGAACATaacatacccaaatatttttaagttGAGGTCATTAACATAGCAtatatactatgtcatgaatagggttctcataagatcattacttttcaaaactccctatgaattatgaaacaataaaagacccaatattttatattttaaagttttttattataaatattttattgtaaacaaaaaagatgtcttagaaaaatttgatgcaaaatttaatgaagatatttttctcgattattcctctatttctaaatcCCTTATTGtcgttaataaaagaaccttggttatagaggaatccattcatgttgtttttaatgagctttctaaatttaagaaaaataattttgataatgattttgatgctttaaatttgaataataactcTCCTCTCctaagcaacttagatgcatttcTTCCAGAGAATCATTACCTAAGAAATGGAAGAGGAGTTGTATTGATAAAGTTGTATTGaaccaaaatatattgataaagtttcaaaagatgatttatgggttattacaatgaaagaggagttaaattaatttgagataaatgaggtgtggaagcttatttctagacctagtgaccatttagtaattgatactaaatgggtctttagaaataagtaagatgaacttggtatcatagttagaaacaagactagatttgtggccaaaggtttcaaccaaaaagaaggtatcgattatgaagaaaccttcactcttgtggctagacttgaagccataaggattctcgttACCTATGCCAATCGCCATCTGATACATAACCATTACATGGTGTCCAAGGTGGAGAGAGGAGATGAAGGATACtttccacttacttccttacatgGATAAGGGTCCAAGGTAAGTGGTTATAAGCTATTCATCCCTTATTACCCATGTGGATAAAAGGACAAAGGGAGGCGATTGAAGGTGGTTAGATGTTGTCTCCTCACAAAATGTTGTACGAAATATTTTACGTCCTTCTAAGACCAAGTACAAAAAGCCCATCATTAGGCGGAGAAAAAAGGacagacctttttttttttttttttttctacttgcaACTATACTCGTACATATCGAATTATTAACTTAGATATTATAGGGATTGGGTTAGAAAATCTTGAATTATTAACTTAGATATTATAGGGATTGGGTCAGAAAATCTCTCTCCACCTTGGTTTTAGTATAGGTGACACTTTGGGAGCTTGATGTTTCTACCTTGAATGGACTTTGGACAACCCTATATATAAGGATCCAAACTATGTTAGACTGACTAAGATGTTAACGACGTTGTTCCTCAATACTATAAGTTATATTTATATgggataagattttttttatataattgaataatttaTTCTATCGATGGATGGAATTAACACATGTTCCTAAAAGTTTGTATATATAAGGATGGCTGATGTTactatttttatcatattctatATAATTAGAGTTTTGTTTTCGTTTGTCTTAGATTGTtcaatttttttgttaattttggtattttatatattttttactgcatataaattctaattatttatatattttaaagtattttttagTTAAATATATGGTTGGATTAATTGACCGGTTGATTTGACTAGTCATTTTATGTGACCTAAGACTAGATCGAGTCACTTTCCGATTCTAATTTGATAACTATCGTTTACTGTTAGATCGGACTGACTCCAATGTGAAGTGCTTTGGCTTCCTACAACCATTGCCGTGTCTTTAAATGGTGTTATACTGtcgtaattaattattaaaaatatacctataagtcaattaaaaaaaaatctaattattagctCAGATCCGAGTGGGGCTGACTCGGATTAAGGTGTCCCGATTGTGTTCCGAATCGGAACACCTTAAAGCTGTTCCGAATCGGACCCGACTCGTCGATCGGAAAACCAAAAGCCCAGATTTGTGTCTTTACGGGTCCGGGTTGGCCTGTTCTTGAACCGGAAACCAGGTTGACCCGTTAATCTTATCCGACCCGTTTTCATTGGCCTAAACAGGGACGAAGCCGCTTGCCCTTTTACTGCCAAACGGTCAGGGTTTAGGGTTCTTTTCACCCTCGTCGATTCTTTGTTTTCGCTGCTCCCGAATCCGTTCTCTATTCCTCGCTTTCCCGGTCCTCTCTTCGCGCTCCTGCCTGAGACGGGATCGATCAACCACCGCGGCACTCCTTTCTGCTCTCTTCCTCGGACCATTCCCACGATCCTCATCTCGTCGCATCGTGGCATCTCTCTGATCCTCTGATTCTCGTTAAATCTTCTTTGCACACCATTGCCGACTAATGGCAGCGAGAAATTTAGGTGGCCATGAGTTTTTATACATGGGTGTGCTGTCGGTGATCGTTTGAGCTTGTTGGTATGGAAGGGGAGGGTGATTCACAGGTCATTAAGCCGATTAATAAGGCGGTGGTTCATAGAATTTGTTCGGGGCAAGTGATCTTGGACCTCTCGTCTGCTGTGAAGGAGTTGGTCGAGAATAGCTTAGATGCTTGTGCAAGCAGTATTGAGATAAATCTGAAGGAATATGGCGAGGAGTACTTCAAAGTTATTGACAATGGTTGTGGTATCTCCCCTCAAAATTTTCAGGTACTTGGTGACATCTGGATTTATCAAATGATTTCTGATGCATAAATCATAATGTATGTTAACAGACTATAATCTTTTGGTTTCTTCATGAACTTATTTCTTTTCCTGTTCATACTTACGTCATTGTAGTTTTACATTGCTAGTCGTGTACATGTAGTGACAATTGTTATAGGTCAACTGAAACGTTAATCAACTTGCTTGCTATATCAGGATAtttctttttgttctctttttctttttgggtgtaTGTGTTTGTGTATATACTATATAGTCAGCAGCTTGGATTTTTAGCTGTGTGAGAAGGTGTACAGGGCTCTATCACATAGGATAAGGACCTTTATTGTAACAAACAAGACCTTTTTTAACAACAAGGTTTAGTCAAAGTATAGCTAGATGGAGCTCACACACAGCTGAGATCATGATTCTAAATTCTACATTTGTCCAATAAAGAGCCTACTAAAATTTGCTGGATGATCATGGTACATTCTTTATTTATAAATTGGTCCTTCTTCCTCGTACAGAAGAAAAGACTTCACTGCCTGAGGTTTTCACATGGCAAATCTTTTATGGTGACAGAGGTGTTAGTCTCCAGATGAAAGCTAAAATTTGCTTaagatttttattaatttgataCAAGAACTACTAGTCAGCCAGGCGAAAACTGGAGCACATATTTGAATCACTAGATACTGTAACTATCAGTATTTCCTGGTGGAACAATGAGAGGAAAGTACTCCTAAAGGCAATTAGGAGTTGCTTTTTCATATTTTATGATGGCTGTGATCCTTTTTATCTATTCACCATTCAACTTCTGCTCAATTTCCCTCTTGCAGCTTATGTTCTTTGACATTGAAATAATTGCCATGTTAGGTGCTGTTAAAAgttgttattatttttataacaGCCCAAttaagtttctttcttctttttttcctttagtgttctttaatattatatttcaCTCTGTTCTATCCATTAGAAATAACACATTAGTTTTTGTTGCATTCCCAATAGTGATTATCATCAtggtttggggcatgtggatggAAGGATATATCttttacttttttgttttttactTTTTGCTAAGAAATGACACTTTCTTTAATTTCTGCAGGCCCTTGCCCTAAAGCATCATACATCTAAGATATCAGAATTTTCTGATCTTCACTCCCTGAGAACTTTTGGCTTTAGAGGGGAAGCACTGAGCTCCCTTTGTACCTTGGGGAATTTGATTATTGAAACAAGAACAAAAAATGAACCACTTGGTACACATTTAATCTTTGATCATTATGGTTTAGTGACAGCTGAAAAGAAGATTGCACGACAGGTTGGAACCACTGTGACCGTTGAGAAGTTATTCTCCACTTTGCCAGTGCGAAGTAAGGAATTCAGTCGGAATATACGACGAGAATACGGAAAGCTTGTTTCTTTATTGAATGTGAGATAGCCTTTCTATGTCTATTTTCATTTGGCAGAtagttttttaatttttcacTTCATCTGAAGTATCAAAACATGATCCTGCATATTCACAAGAAAATTTTGTATGTGAAGTTAAGGTCCAAGGATCTTCATGGTTTTCTCACATAACATAAATTTTATTCCTCTCCTTAATGGTGCATTCATTGCTTTTTTTTAGCATTTGATTAGTTCCCATTAAAGTGTCCTATATGGTATTTGATAGTTCTGATTGCTGATGCTTTCAGCATTCAATCAGTTTCCTCCTTTTAATGTTTTAAATGATAATGATGATAAACTGCCTTTCTCTTATCGCAGGCATATGCCCTAATCGCTAAGGGTGTTCGATTGCTTTGCACAAATACAACTGGAAAAAATTCGAAGTCCATGGTACTGAAAACTCAAGGAAGCAGTTCattgaaagataatatcataacTGTATTTGGTCTAAGTACCTTGCAGTGCTTAGAGCCACTGAATTTATGTGTATCAGAGGGTTGCAAAGTTGAAGGCTTTCTTTCTAAGTCTCGATATGGTAGTGGTCGTAATTTAGGAGATAGGCAATATTTTTATGTAAATGGCAGACCTGTAGATATGCCAAAGGTTGGTAAACTTGTAAATGAATTGTATAGATATTCAAATTCCAAACAGTTTCCCATCGCAATCTTGAACTTTATCATACCAACCACATCGTATGATGTCAATGTTACTCCTGATAAGCggaaaattttcttttctgatgAGGGTGGCCTTATGCTCTCCCTGAGGGCAGAGGTTGAGAAGATATACTGTCCTCATCACTGCAGTTATACTGTTAATATGATTGAAAAGCCTGAGAAAGAAGCACATACATCGCAAGTGGTTGCTTCAGAGGACAAAAATCCTTTATCAGCATCCAAGGAATTATCTCCTGAAGATGGTGTGGGCAGTCAAGTATTTTTTAAAGACAATTCTCCAAAGATGCTGCAAGTTAAAGAGTTAGATGAGGAAAAAGGAATTTTCCTTAATGAAAAAAACTCTATGCCAGAAAAAGTGAATACTAGTTTATGTGAAATGAAGGATTCTGGAAGTCCTTCCGCCCATGCCCATCAATTTCAGCACTCAAGTGACTTTCATGAGCCAAAGATCGATGAGATGGCAATAAATCATTTTAGACTAGAAAGGAATAATAATTCTACTCGTTCAAATCTTGTTCAGTCTTCTCTTACAAATTTTGTTTCTCCAAACAAGAGGAAACATGAGAATTGTTGCAAAGTATTGTCTGAAGCACCTGTATTGAGACATGAAACACCTTCCTGTCAAGTCAGGAAAACCAGTTCAGCTATGCGGACTTCAGTCTCAGAATCCCATCAGTATGTTCCAGAAGATGATTCACCTGGAGCCAATACAATAGAGTTGCTAGAATGCCAAGTACCACCTGATGTCTCTAATAAAGAGGAAATCTCCTTTTCCGGCGAACGTGATTTTCATGATAGAGGATCTCATGAGGTATGCTAAAATTTTCTGAAGTTCTTAAACTATTATCTAAGTATTGTACATAATTCTTCACATTCTAATCTTCTCCATCAAGACTTGCTTCGATACTCAAAACAATAGACGACCAATTTGCTTCTACCTCTTAATTTTAGTATTCCCGCTAAGttgtgattgtataaattaccatCAGGAGTAAATTTATGTGGTTAACATATTTACTGAAGCACAATTGATATCAGACTAGTGATTCTTTGTTTAATTTATGGTGCTTTAATTTAAATAAGGTGTGGAGTTTGATATCAATGAATGCCTTTGTGATCGGCACTTCTACATGTAGAGCATTAATAGAAGTGGAGTCTGATACCAACTCTTTGATATGCAGAAGAGCATTAGTCATGCTGAGCACATGAATGGTGGCTGGACAGCTCATAGATAGCTTACCACAGCAGAAAAAAGAGAAATTCATATTAATGTTAATACCTTATCACCAAATATTGTGATTGTCACTCAATCAAGAGTTATCATGCAGAATTAAGATAAAGGATCATAATGATCAGAGAGATGTCAGTTTTACTCTTATGCTGTTTTTTGTATATCATTTATGCCTGGATTACTCAATGCTACATAGCGGTGAAGACTGCAAGTAGCAATTTATCTAACTATAAGCTTTTTGGTACAAGAGCATAAATTGACATAGTGAAGTAAGATGGCTGATCATATTAAGGTTTCATCGATGGCCCTCCCTTTCTTGTGCCTATCCTACATTGAGATTGACATCATCACCTTTGCCCATCTTAAAAGGAAACCACTAGATGAAGGGCTTCTTTGTCTGAGGCCTTTAAATTAGAACTGACACTAGGCTAATCAAAGTTTGATTGGTAGCTAATATATTGGTCTGAGTTCTGTCGATTTACGATCTGGTTCTTCATATTGGTTGGTAGCTAATATATATCCTTTTTGGAGAATATCTATATCTCTGATCCAATCTATCaatggaagagggagaggaagagaaaGTGCGTCACTTCTAATGGCAACACCAACTGATGGTAGTTAAGGATTTTACAAAACAATCATAAAATGAAAATGGTCATCTTAAGAGAAAACCTAAACCAAAGGGATTGCATATATGGATCTAGTGTCTCACTTGATAGCTGTGTGAAGTTTCTGGTTCAGGTCTATGGTAGCATGGAGTCATGAAGGCAGGGATTCAGGCATTTTAGTGGGTGGGAGTGCTGGAGTTGAGGGTAGTGTTTGTGGTTCTAGCAATGGTATCATGATGGGACTTTAGTTGGTGCAACCTATGGTGGGAAAGCTGGAGGGATGAGGTGCTCCATTCTGTGGACCTCCAACCTGCTACCACgagaaaagagaagagagagggagagatggAGAGAGAAGACTAAGTTTAGGAGAATGATAACATGAATGATAATGAGAAGGGCTAACAATGATAGCTTGTCAGTGGAGATGGTAGAGCTAGCGAAATTTTGGAAGAGAATAGTGGCGCTGATCTGAAGATGGACTAGGCACACGAGAAGTACTGACAAGGGGGGTGATAGTGGCTAGAGTTTATTCCTCTTCCTtggtatatatattttatttttaatgtatatGTACATAAATGTTATACAGTTTTGGATTGAGTCATTGCCAGATTAATTGAAcccaatatcctattcattatggAATGTATTGATAGATGGATTGCTGATTGTTGTGCCAAATCATTAAACTGATTTATTGCATGAAGGAAGGTTTGCAATTTCATGTATCGGTACTATACTGTTCAGGGTCAGACTGGTACCGTACTTTTGTCTTTATTGATGACAATTGGCACACCAGCATGTATTAAGTTTTGAAAAAACTTAAAacaactgaaaaataaaaaaattgtcgtACACGGCCTATATCGCCATATACCAGGGTGCTACTGACCTTGTACTGGGTCTTCGAGGGTGGTACATGTCCTATACCATCTGGTACGGGTCTGGTATTGGCGTACAACCTGGTTTGCCTTGGTCCGTAATCTGTATATTGATAACCTGTTGGACTGATTGGAACTGTATCTtgaggtattgcaaaccttggcaACAAGTGAGTTCTGAACCAGTGATGACTTTGCTCTAACAAGTGTAGTCTACCTTTGATTAGTTTTTTTAATTCATAAGTacctttatttgatttgattgcgCTTTATTTGTTTCCTCTAGAATCTAGAGGACagaattttcttttaatctttaTGTTCTTGCTCCTCTGTTAGTTATATCTTCTAAATTTGTCTTCTGTCAAGTTGGTGATGCTACTTATCATAAGTTGTATAACGAATTTGTTCTTGCAGTCAGATTCAGAAATGCAGGATGTGCCTATATCACCTGCTGATGCTACAGTATGTTCTGATGAAGATTTAAAAGTGAAGTCAGAAAATATATCAAGCTTACCACCATCATCTGAATCACATGATGAAAAATATGATACTATAAAACCTTGTTCTACTTCAAAAGGTTACACTGTTTTGCAATTCAGGATGGATGATCTTAGAAGGAAGACACAGTTGAAATTTATGAAATTGCATTCTAGCAAACAGTCCGATGACAGAAGTCACAGAACAAAGATGGGAAGGTTTTGACTATATCACTTTCGACAAAGTAATTTTACTTTCATTCCTTAACAAGACATAATATCCATGTTGGATTTGCCTATCTCAGCTGCTATACTGCTGCAACACTTGAAAATTCTCAACCAGAAAACAATGAGGGAAAAGCAGAATCTTTGGCTGCAGCTACTAGCGAGTTGAATAGATTGTTCAAAAAAGAATATTTTGGGCAAATGCAGGTAATCAGATGTAGTTCATTTCCAATTACTTTGAACATTCATTATGAGCTCATGTTGGTATTCCACCAAGTCAACCAATGCTAATTGTGTGCCTATGTAATGGATGCTTACTCAATTACTTAGACATGCCAATCAAGTTTTGGTTGGGATTTGGAAAAATGTCTTTGTGACCTttgatgtgaattttggttgagagGCATGGATTGTTGTTCTAACCATTTTAACTGAGTTGTTTGGAATTTTGGAAATATGGTCCAATGGCATACAAAAGCATTACAGTTTCATACGCCATCAAAACTCGTGCATAATGCTTGCTCAGTATGATATAATAGGAGCAGCTACAAACATTTACAACTGTCAAATTACTTTTTTGGCTAGAATGATGCAATgttcttttcttgatttttttggcATAATAGGTGATTGTAACTAAGATTCAAATCAAATAATCAAGAAATGAAAGGATAGTGTTTTTCCTATATTATATGTGAGTAATGTGATGCCATGTTCTTTTCTCGATGTTATGATTT is from Musa acuminata AAA Group cultivar baxijiao chromosome BXJ1-6, Cavendish_Baxijiao_AAA, whole genome shotgun sequence and encodes:
- the LOC135586072 gene encoding DNA mismatch repair protein PMS1-like isoform X3, which encodes MEGEGDSQVIKPINKAVVHRICSGQVILDLSSAVKELVENSLDACASSIEINLKEYGEEYFKVIDNGCGISPQNFQALALKHHTSKISEFSDLHSLRTFGFRGEALSSLCTLGNLIIETRTKNEPLGTHLIFDHYGLVTAEKKIARQVGTTVTVEKLFSTLPVRSKEFSRNIRREYGKLVSLLNAYALIAKGVRLLCTNTTGKNSKSMVLKTQGSSSLKDNIITVFGLSTLQCLEPLNLCVSEGCKVEGFLSKSRYGSGRNLGDRQYFYVNGRPVDMPKVGKLVNELYRYSNSKQFPIAILNFIIPTTSYDVNVTPDKRKIFFSDEGGLMLSLRAEVEKIYCPHHCSYTVNMIEKPEKEAHTSQVVASEDKNPLSASKELSPEDGVGSQVFFKDNSPKMLQVKELDEEKGIFLNEKNSMPEKVNTSLCEMKDSGSPSAHAHQFQHSSDFHEPKIDEMAINHFRLERNNNSTRSNLVQSSLTNFVSPNKRKHENCCKVLSEAPVLRHETPSCQVRKTSSAMRTSVSESHQYVPEDDSPGANTIELLECQVPPDVSNKEEISFSGERDFHDRGSHESDSEMQDVPISPADATVCSDEDLKVKSENISSLPPSSESHDEKYDTIKPCSTSKGYTVLQFRMDDLRRKTQLKFMKLHSSKQSDDRSHRTKMGSCYTAATLENSQPENNEGKAESLAAATSELNRLFKKEYFGQMQVIGQFNLGFIIGKIEQDLFIIDQHAADEKYNFERLSQSTILNLQPLLKPMRLELSPEEEVVASMNMQIIRVRQGHCSDYNRRSGEARAPRFISRWRASKRRRLGARPSLGAGRFGRAPGLNQAIEPDF